A genomic region of Candidatus Bathyarchaeota archaeon contains the following coding sequences:
- a CDS encoding 4Fe-4S dicluster domain-containing protein, whose protein sequence is MVKIHERKFVSVDPDKCVGCQVCEYICAWNKEKAFNPLKSRIRVVRLNPLVNVSITCRLCEDPPCVAACPRDALTQSEENGTILVDEDKCNGCGWCIEACDYGAIMLHPEKKVVFVCDLCKDKPDGPQCVKWCPEEALDLVTADVLAQKARITATKKLFQEALKTSTTP, encoded by the coding sequence ATGGTCAAGATTCATGAAAGAAAGTTTGTTTCAGTTGACCCGGACAAGTGTGTTGGCTGCCAAGTCTGCGAATACATTTGCGCTTGGAACAAGGAGAAAGCTTTCAATCCATTAAAATCCCGTATAAGGGTTGTTAGGCTTAACCCGCTTGTCAATGTTTCTATTACATGTAGGCTTTGCGAGGACCCGCCATGTGTAGCTGCTTGCCCTAGAGACGCGTTAACTCAGTCTGAGGAGAATGGCACAATACTGGTGGATGAGGACAAATGCAACGGCTGCGGATGGTGTATAGAAGCATGTGATTATGGAGCAATCATGCTTCATCCAGAAAAGAAAGTAGTTTTCGTCTGCGACCTCTGCAAAGATAAGCCCGATGGTCCTCAATGTGTCAAGTGGTGTCCAGAAGAAGCTTTGGACTTGGTTACGGCGGACGTGCTGGCCCAGAAGGCCCGAATAACAGCCACAAAGAAGCTCTTCCAAGAAGCATTAAAAACTTCGACGACACCATAA